The genome window CACGTCATCCCCCGCTACCCTTCTGTAGTCGCTGAGTGATTTCGTCGCTGTCTTGATCTGCCTTGCCATTACACATCGTCTCCGTATCGTTTTCCATTTTCCACGACAACGCTCGTCGTGAGGATCACCGCGCACACGTGACTCCGCGTACCATGTCATGGGCTATGGCGCCCTGCCCGACCCTCGCCCGGGGATGGAGATCACTTGGAGACCCACCCAACCATCCCCTTGACGTAGTAGCGTTGGAGGAAAGCGAACACCAGGACCGGCGCGAGCATTACGATGATGGTGCCCGCGGTCAGGACCCCCCAGTCGATGTGATACATCCCTCTGAGAAGGGGGATGCGTTGGATGGCGAGGAGTTTCTCAGGCGAATAGATCAGGATGAGCGCCAGGAAGAAGTCGTTCCAAACCCACATGAACTGGAGAACAGCCGAGGATACCAAAGCCGGGATGCACATAGGCAGCACTATCTGGAAAAACACCCTGAAGTCGGACGCTCCGTCCACCCGGGCAGCTTCCTCTACCTCGATGGGAAGCGTAGAGAAGAAGTTCCGCATGAAGAACAGGATCCACGGGATTCCCCAAGCGGAGTGTACCAGCACCAGCCCGAGGGGTGTATCGACAAGGCCCAGGTTCTTCATTATCCGAAAGATGGGGACGGCTATCATCTGCTGCGGGACGGTCATGAGCATGACGATGGTAAGGAAGAGGTACGTCTTCAGAGCGAACCTGAACCGGGCGAATCCGTATGCTGCTATGGCAGCAACGAAGAGAGGCATTATGGTGCCGGGGACAGTGACTTTCAACGAGTTGATCATGCCCTGGGAGAGCGGGGCGGCCGGGTGGTTCCACGCGCCGACGAAGTTGCGCAGGGTGGGCGTGAACTCCTCGAACCTCCACCAGCCGTGGATGATCTCGCTCAGCGGCCTGATGGAGGCCATGAAGACTCCAAGGAACGGGATTATCCACACGAGCCCTATAAACCACGCGAACGCGTCCCTGGACAGCGCTGCTATAGCTCTTCTTCGCACCTTCCTGCTCACCTCGCCTCTCGCGCGGACCTTGCCATCATCGGAGCGGCCACGAGAGTGGTCAGTGCCATCAGCACGCATGCAACCACTGCCGCGCTATTCGAATTGAACTCCCGGAACGCGTAGAAATACATCTGAAGCGCGAGCACGTTGGATGCTCCGCCCGGACCTCCCATG of Bacillota bacterium contains these proteins:
- a CDS encoding carbohydrate ABC transporter permease encodes the protein MRRRAIAALSRDAFAWFIGLVWIIPFLGVFMASIRPLSEIIHGWWRFEEFTPTLRNFVGAWNHPAAPLSQGMINSLKVTVPGTIMPLFVAAIAAYGFARFRFALKTYLFLTIVMLMTVPQQMIAVPIFRIMKNLGLVDTPLGLVLVHSAWGIPWILFFMRNFFSTLPIEVEEAARVDGASDFRVFFQIVLPMCIPALVSSAVLQFMWVWNDFFLALILIYSPEKLLAIQRIPLLRGMYHIDWGVLTAGTIIVMLAPVLVFAFLQRYYVKGMVGWVSK